From the genome of Thermodesulfatator atlanticus DSM 21156:
TCGATCTCGGTGTAGGGATGAGAAATTATAAATTGCTCAAGCTCTTGTTTCAAAGTAGGAACAATCCTTACGCCCTTTTTTACTTTTTCTTGTGCTAAACAAAGTGCCTTATAAAGGCAGGTAGCACTTTTTCTTTCTTCAGGGGAAAGATATACGTTTCGCGAACTCATGGCCAGGCCGTCTTTTTCCCGCACAATGGGATGACCTATAATCTCAAGGTCAAGGTTAAGGTCAGCCACCATGCGCTTTACGACCAAATATTGCTGATAATCCTTAAGACCAAACACAGCAAAATGCGGCTTAACGATGTTAAACAGTTTTAAACAAACAGTAGTAACCCCGCGAAAATGCCCAGGGCGCCTGGCACCACAAAGCGGCTTGGTAAGCCTTTCCACTTCAACAAAAGTCTGAAACCCCTCAGGGTACATTTCTTCAGCCTTGGGGGTAAAGATGACGTCAACGCCTATTTCTTCTGCCAAGCGCGCGTCTCGTTCTAAGTCACGGGGATAATCGCGAAAATCTTCTTGTGGTCCAAACTGGATGGGATTTACAAAGATGCTCACCACGACCTTGTCTGCAAGCTCCTTGGCCCGCCTCATAAGGGATAGATGACCTTCGTGAAAATAGCCCATCGTAGGCACAAAGCCTATTCTCAAGCCATTTTTGCGGGAGGTTTCGCTCCAGGTTTTCATTTGGGAAATTTCTTTTATCAGTCGAATGGCTAGCCTCCTTGTCCAGAAAACTTTTTTTCTTCAACCCATTTTGGCAACATATCTAAAATCATATTGCGAATCTTTTGAAAATCCCAGCCTGGAAGCGCAAAGTTTTGTTCATTTTCCCAAAGTGAAATTCTTCCGTCAGCATTAGCATCCTCAAAAAGGAAAAAAAGCCGCTTAGTATTGTTGTCCATACCCCAGATGCGAAGCTTCTTGGTACCGTTATGATCTTCCCAAAGGGATACCCGCAGGGTCAACCCTTTTAAGGGAAGTTGCCACTCGCCCCACCATGGATATAAATTGCCCGTAGACGGATTAAATACTAGTTGCTTAAATACCTCAAAAAGCGGTTTTTCCGCATCATAGATCAGCACAGGGGTGCCAACCTCAATCAACTCATAAAGTTCGCGCATGTCTTTGTCATTTAAAGCCACGCAGCCATAGGTCCAATCACGCACCAAGCGACCATTTTTTTTACGCCAAACCCCTCCTCCGTGGATCCCCAAGCCGTAGCCTAATTTACAATTGCCATTTGAAACTCCCTGCTTGAAGTTTAAAACACATTGTTCATATTCAGATAAGTTCAAACGGCCTTCCCAGCGCGCAAGGTTAATGTCTTTTAAATTTGGATAAGAAAGTGCTAAAAAAAGACCGTAACGACGCGAAGGGCGTTTTTCCCTAATAAAATAAAGGCCCTCTGGAGTGGCCCCGTCTCCC
Proteins encoded in this window:
- a CDS encoding L,D-transpeptidase family protein, with translation MIKNFLKIGVVSLIFFIFAEIPAFSQKIIVIEKYSRTLYLYENGHILKAYPVSLGWNPEEPKREQGDGATPEGLYFIREKRPSRRYGLFLALSYPNLKDINLARWEGRLNLSEYEQCVLNFKQGVSNGNCKLGYGLGIHGGGVWRKKNGRLVRDWTYGCVALNDKDMRELYELIEVGTPVLIYDAEKPLFEVFKQLVFNPSTGNLYPWWGEWQLPLKGLTLRVSLWEDHNGTKKLRIWGMDNNTKRLFFLFEDANADGRISLWENEQNFALPGWDFQKIRNMILDMLPKWVEEKKFSGQGG
- the panC gene encoding pantoate--beta-alanine ligase, with the translated sequence MRLIKEISQMKTWSETSRKNGLRIGFVPTMGYFHEGHLSLMRRAKELADKVVVSIFVNPIQFGPQEDFRDYPRDLERDARLAEEIGVDVIFTPKAEEMYPEGFQTFVEVERLTKPLCGARRPGHFRGVTTVCLKLFNIVKPHFAVFGLKDYQQYLVVKRMVADLNLDLEIIGHPIVREKDGLAMSSRNVYLSPEERKSATCLYKALCLAQEKVKKGVRIVPTLKQELEQFIISHPYTEIDYVEFCHPETLDPVKEIAGPTLLALAVFVGKARLIDNTLIEP